A single region of the Alteriqipengyuania flavescens genome encodes:
- a CDS encoding prephenate dehydratase codes for MDAFPAPAAAMVERMRDAARSDPAAAIAFQGAPGANSHRAIMEYAPDALALPCPGFADALEAVKDGRAGAAMIPIENSHNGRVADIHFLLPESGLAIVDEHFMAISHALVAMSDGPFKIAYSHPQAIGQSRAYLRAKGITGLSHADTAGAAAYVAERGDPDIAALAPAMTAELYGLKVIEEHVEDARDNTTRFVVLAREPRDPAAIEERDVMTTFIFTVKNVPAALYKALGGFATNGVNMTKLESYQQGASFSASRFYADIIGGPGDPAVDRAMEELAFHCRELRILGTYPIARERG; via the coding sequence ATGGACGCTTTCCCCGCCCCCGCCGCCGCCATGGTCGAACGGATGCGCGATGCCGCGCGCAGCGATCCCGCCGCCGCGATCGCCTTCCAGGGCGCGCCCGGCGCCAATTCGCATCGCGCGATCATGGAATATGCGCCAGACGCGCTCGCCCTGCCCTGCCCGGGCTTTGCCGATGCGCTGGAAGCGGTGAAGGACGGGCGCGCCGGCGCGGCGATGATCCCGATAGAGAACAGCCACAACGGCCGCGTCGCCGACATCCATTTCCTGCTGCCCGAAAGCGGCCTTGCCATCGTGGACGAGCATTTCATGGCGATCAGCCACGCGCTGGTGGCGATGTCGGACGGCCCGTTCAAGATCGCCTACAGCCACCCGCAGGCCATCGGCCAGTCGCGCGCATACCTTCGCGCGAAGGGCATCACCGGACTGAGCCATGCCGATACCGCCGGGGCCGCGGCCTATGTGGCCGAGCGCGGCGATCCCGACATCGCCGCGCTGGCCCCCGCGATGACCGCCGAGCTCTACGGCCTCAAGGTGATCGAGGAGCATGTCGAGGATGCGCGCGACAACACCACCCGCTTCGTCGTCCTGGCGCGCGAACCGCGCGATCCCGCCGCAATCGAGGAACGCGACGTGATGACCACCTTCATCTTCACGGTGAAGAACGTGCCGGCCGCGCTCTACAAGGCGCTGGGCGGGTTTGCGACCAACGGCGTCAACATGACGAAGCTGGAAAGCTACCAGCAGGGGGCGAGCTTTTCCGCCTCCAGATTCTATGCCGACATCATCGGCGGCCCGGGCGATCCGGCGGTCGACCGCGCGATGGAAGAACTCGCTTTCCATTGCCGCGAATTGCGCATCCTCGGCACCTATCCGATCGCGCGCGAACGCGGCTAG
- a CDS encoding phage head closure protein, translating to MNAGALDRRVTIQREMVTGENEYGEQITETVDVATVPADVRQMSGREFFAAAAVTAESRVLFRLRYIEGVSVTDSVLYDGRDHNIQEVKELGRREGLELMTVALAY from the coding sequence ATGAACGCGGGCGCGCTCGACCGGCGCGTGACGATCCAGCGCGAAATGGTGACGGGCGAAAACGAATACGGCGAACAAATCACCGAAACCGTGGACGTGGCGACCGTCCCGGCGGACGTTCGGCAAATGAGCGGGCGAGAGTTCTTTGCAGCCGCAGCCGTCACTGCCGAAAGCCGGGTGCTGTTCCGGCTGCGCTATATCGAAGGCGTGAGCGTCACCGATAGCGTCCTTTACGATGGCCGCGATCACAACATCCAAGAGGTGAAGGAACTGGGCAGGCGTGAGGGCCTGGAGCTTATGACGGTGGCTCTCGCCTACTGA
- a CDS encoding RlmE family RNA methyltransferase — protein sequence MARSGKDADKRIKTGRGRTASQIRWLERQLNDPYVKQAKADGYRSRAAYKLIELDEKFGLLQNASRVVDLGIAPGGWAQVVRKKRPKAGIVGIDLLEVEPIEGVTILQMDFMDDAAPDALTDALDGPPDLVLSDMAANTVGHKQTDHLRTMGLVETAVDFAVQTLEPGGTFVAKVLAGGTDNDLLKLLKANFTSVKHAKPPASRKGSSEWYVVAKGFKGRD from the coding sequence ATGGCGCGCAGCGGCAAGGATGCGGACAAGCGGATCAAGACCGGGCGCGGGCGCACGGCCAGCCAGATCCGCTGGCTGGAACGCCAGCTCAACGACCCCTACGTGAAGCAGGCCAAGGCCGACGGCTATCGCAGCCGCGCGGCCTACAAGCTGATCGAGCTCGACGAAAAATTCGGGCTGCTGCAGAACGCCAGCCGCGTGGTCGACCTCGGCATCGCGCCGGGCGGCTGGGCGCAGGTGGTGCGCAAGAAGCGGCCCAAGGCGGGCATCGTCGGCATCGACCTCCTCGAAGTCGAGCCCATCGAGGGCGTGACGATCCTCCAGATGGATTTCATGGACGATGCCGCGCCCGATGCGCTGACCGATGCGCTCGATGGGCCGCCGGACCTCGTCCTGTCCGACATGGCGGCCAACACGGTGGGCCACAAGCAGACGGACCACTTGCGCACCATGGGCCTGGTCGAGACGGCGGTCGATTTCGCGGTTCAGACGCTGGAGCCGGGCGGAACCTTCGTGGCCAAGGTCCTTGCAGGCGGCACCGATAACGACCTGCTGAAGCTGCTCAAGGCCAATTTTACCAGCGTGAAACACGCAAAGCCGCCGGCCAGCCGCAAAGGCTCGTCCGAGTGGTACGTGGTGGCGAAAGGGTTCAAGGGCCGCGACTGA
- a CDS encoding c-type cytochrome, with protein MDDRFNTIAGWTLFAGVVAMGTAYISQKIYHGDEAEMPEKPGFFVEGAEGGEGGSEMSVAEALNLEGVSASAGEALFSKCSACHSIAQGGPNGIGPNLWGVMGQPIGKHVAGFAYSSALAGKGGVWDWENMDAWLKSPRAFANGTKMSFAGLSSIEDRASISLYLNSMGSSLAVPEFVPEADDAAEGEEGAEGVEAAEDTGIAEGVAGDEIADDAEQEVENDAT; from the coding sequence ATGGACGACCGTTTCAACACTATCGCCGGCTGGACCCTGTTCGCAGGTGTCGTGGCCATGGGCACCGCCTATATCAGCCAGAAGATCTACCATGGCGACGAGGCCGAGATGCCGGAGAAGCCCGGCTTCTTCGTCGAAGGTGCGGAAGGCGGCGAAGGCGGTAGCGAAATGTCGGTCGCTGAAGCGCTCAACCTGGAAGGCGTAAGCGCCAGCGCCGGTGAAGCGCTGTTTTCGAAATGCAGCGCCTGCCACTCCATCGCGCAAGGCGGCCCGAACGGTATCGGTCCGAACCTGTGGGGCGTGATGGGCCAGCCCATCGGCAAGCATGTCGCCGGCTTCGCCTACTCCAGCGCGCTCGCCGGAAAGGGCGGCGTCTGGGACTGGGAAAACATGGACGCCTGGCTCAAGAGCCCGCGCGCCTTTGCCAACGGCACGAAGATGAGCTTCGCCGGCCTTTCCAGCATCGAAGACCGTGCATCGATCTCGCTGTACCTCAATTCCATGGGCTCCAGCCTGGCGGTGCCTGAATTCGTCCCCGAAGCGGACGATGCGGCAGAAGGTGAAGAAGGCGCCGAAGGTGTCGAGGCGGCGGAGGATACCGGGATCGCTGAGGGGGTTGCGGGCGACGAGATCGCCGACGATGCCGAGCAGGAAGTCGAAAACGACGCCACCTGA
- a CDS encoding head-tail connector protein: MPDLVTLAEAKEFIRVMADDEDATIAILVSSASDAVRAVADAWDGVGEVPPRLKLAVLSRVAVAFDERTDVRAALGEDRLIGPYRSLSV; this comes from the coding sequence ATGCCTGATCTTGTGACCTTGGCGGAAGCGAAAGAATTTATCCGCGTGATGGCGGACGATGAGGATGCGACGATCGCCATTCTAGTTTCGTCCGCCAGCGATGCCGTGCGCGCCGTTGCCGATGCTTGGGATGGCGTGGGCGAGGTGCCGCCGCGCCTTAAACTGGCAGTGCTGAGCCGCGTTGCGGTGGCATTCGATGAGCGGACGGACGTTCGCGCCGCGCTTGGCGAGGACCGCTTAATCGGGCCTTATCGGAGCTTGTCGGTATGA
- a CDS encoding Ppx/GppA phosphatase family protein, producing MADSDPPEQRPRVAQEHPSPGRRRDQGKPAGKGRGSKGSGPPTGSRGKRPHPGNGSAPAGPPRAESWRRPPHRSYRQSYAAIDLGTNNCRLLIARPSGPNFVVIDAFSRVVRLGEHLAHTGRLSDASMDRAVEALKICSDKLRKRDVHLARSVATEACRRAENGEEFIQRVKDETGIALDIISAEEEARLAVLGCHILLEDGVGPAMIFDIGGGSTELVLIEPGGPVPRIIDWQSVPWGVVSLTDTAGRGQIDDDVKRAARYRKMRGLVRDSFAEFEERVRPHQCADMRLLGTSGTVTTLASVHLELPQYDRKAVDGLIMPSSAMRDVASGLAAMKRSERELLPCIGHDRAELVVAGCAILETILDLWPASRLGVADRGIREGILRSLMAADHEGDVARAELLAARQRGF from the coding sequence ATGGCGGATAGCGACCCGCCGGAGCAGCGGCCCCGTGTCGCACAGGAACACCCCTCTCCCGGACGCAGGCGGGACCAGGGCAAGCCGGCAGGAAAAGGCCGCGGTTCCAAGGGCTCCGGACCCCCGACAGGATCCCGCGGCAAGCGGCCGCACCCGGGCAATGGCAGCGCCCCTGCAGGGCCGCCACGCGCCGAAAGCTGGCGCCGCCCGCCGCACCGCTCCTATCGCCAGAGCTATGCCGCGATCGACCTCGGCACCAACAACTGCCGCCTGCTCATTGCGCGTCCTTCCGGCCCCAATTTCGTCGTCATCGACGCCTTCAGCCGCGTGGTCCGCCTCGGCGAGCACCTGGCGCATACCGGCCGCCTGTCCGACGCGTCGATGGACCGCGCGGTCGAGGCGCTGAAGATCTGTTCCGACAAGCTGCGCAAGCGCGACGTCCACCTTGCCCGCTCGGTCGCGACCGAGGCCTGCCGCAGGGCCGAGAACGGCGAGGAATTCATTCAGCGGGTGAAGGACGAGACCGGCATCGCGCTCGACATCATTTCCGCCGAGGAGGAAGCGCGGCTGGCCGTGCTCGGCTGCCATATCCTGCTGGAAGACGGCGTCGGCCCGGCAATGATCTTCGACATCGGCGGCGGCTCGACCGAGCTGGTCCTAATTGAACCGGGCGGCCCCGTGCCGCGCATCATCGACTGGCAGAGCGTGCCGTGGGGCGTCGTCTCGCTGACCGACACCGCCGGGCGCGGGCAGATCGACGACGACGTGAAGCGCGCCGCGCGCTACAGAAAGATGCGCGGCCTGGTGCGCGACAGTTTCGCCGAATTCGAGGAGCGCGTGCGGCCCCACCAATGCGCCGACATGCGCCTGCTCGGTACCAGCGGCACGGTGACGACCCTCGCCTCGGTCCACCTGGAGCTGCCCCAATACGACCGCAAGGCTGTGGACGGGCTGATCATGCCGAGCAGCGCGATGCGCGATGTCGCCAGCGGCCTTGCCGCGATGAAGCGCAGCGAGCGCGAGCTCTTGCCCTGCATCGGCCACGACCGGGCGGAACTGGTGGTGGCCGGCTGCGCGATCCTGGAAACCATCCTCGACCTGTGGCCCGCCAGCCGGCTGGGCGTGGCCGACCGCGGCATCCGCGAAGGCATCCTGCGTAGCCTGATGGCCGCCGACCACGAAGGCGATGTCGCCCGCGCCGAACTGCTCGCCGCCCGGCAGCGGGGCTTCTGA